One uncultured Pseudodesulfovibrio sp. genomic window carries:
- a CDS encoding hydrogenase small subunit: MPNGKRIDALKMLAGGPKPSRREFMKFCGAMAVFMGMGPAFAPAIADALTAKKRPSVVYLHCAECTGCTEGLLRAYEPFFDEIIMSTISLDYCETIMAASGQAAHAALEKAITNPEGYVCVIEGGIPTYHGGEYGKVGGETMFQLCARVASKAKATIAMGSCASFGGVQAAAPNPSGAKGVNQALASVGVSAINISGCPPNPMNFVGTVVHLLTKGMPKLDHWNRPTMFYGDTVHSHCPRQEHFNRGEFAPSFDSPEAKKGWCLYQLGCKGPYTYNNCPTALFNQVNWPVKAGAPCIGCSEPNFWDDYSPFFHPIEDGPKG, encoded by the coding sequence ATGCCGAACGGGAAGAGAATCGACGCACTCAAGATGCTGGCCGGCGGGCCAAAACCAAGCCGCCGCGAGTTCATGAAGTTCTGCGGCGCCATGGCCGTGTTCATGGGCATGGGACCGGCGTTCGCTCCGGCCATTGCCGATGCGCTCACGGCCAAGAAGCGGCCTTCCGTGGTCTATCTGCACTGTGCCGAGTGCACGGGCTGCACCGAAGGGCTGCTGCGCGCCTACGAGCCGTTTTTCGATGAAATCATCATGAGCACCATTTCACTGGACTATTGCGAAACAATCATGGCCGCGTCCGGCCAGGCCGCCCACGCCGCCCTGGAAAAGGCGATCACCAACCCCGAGGGGTATGTCTGCGTCATCGAAGGCGGCATCCCCACCTACCACGGGGGCGAGTACGGCAAGGTCGGCGGCGAAACCATGTTCCAACTCTGCGCCCGAGTGGCCTCCAAGGCCAAGGCGACCATCGCCATGGGCTCCTGCGCCAGCTTCGGCGGTGTGCAGGCCGCAGCACCCAACCCTTCCGGAGCCAAGGGGGTCAACCAGGCCCTGGCCTCGGTGGGCGTCTCGGCCATCAACATCTCCGGCTGTCCACCCAACCCCATGAACTTCGTTGGCACCGTGGTCCATCTGCTGACCAAGGGCATGCCCAAACTCGACCACTGGAACCGTCCGACCATGTTCTACGGCGACACGGTCCACTCCCATTGCCCCAGGCAGGAGCACTTCAACCGCGGGGAGTTCGCCCCGAGCTTCGACAGCCCCGAGGCCAAGAAGGGCTGGTGCCTGTACCAGCTCGGCTGCAAGGGACCGTACACCTACAACAACTGCCCCACGGCCCTGTTCAACCAGGTCAACTGGCCGGTCAAGGCGGGCGCTCCCTGCATCGGTTGCAGCGAGCCCAACTTCTGGGACGACTATTCGCCGTTCTTCCACCCCATCGAAGACGGCCCTAAGGGTTAA
- a CDS encoding cytochrome c3 family protein: MLRKILLFAMAATVAVITVTAALAYDVPDVIVLERPKGNQALNSWVTPVKFPHGFHAIRQACRDCHHKESDKTLGQFVGCRQCHTDDNPNEASGFYRAWHSPGPPSCLGCHTRMRTEGGKNPVGCTTACHKPKK; encoded by the coding sequence ATGTTACGAAAAATACTGCTCTTCGCCATGGCGGCCACAGTGGCCGTCATCACCGTCACGGCGGCGCTGGCCTACGACGTGCCCGACGTCATCGTCCTGGAACGCCCCAAAGGCAATCAGGCCCTGAATTCCTGGGTCACCCCGGTCAAATTCCCGCATGGCTTCCACGCCATCAGGCAGGCCTGCCGGGACTGTCACCACAAGGAGTCCGACAAGACTCTGGGGCAGTTCGTCGGCTGCAGGCAATGCCACACCGATGACAACCCCAATGAGGCGTCTGGCTTCTACCGGGCCTGGCATTCCCCCGGGCCGCCGAGCTGTCTGGGCTGTCACACCCGCATGCGCACCGAAGGCGGCAAGAACCCAGTGGGCTGCACCACGGCCTGCCACAAGCCCAAGAAGTAG
- a CDS encoding amylo-alpha-1,6-glucosidase — translation MLHISRDDCVNTETATRKEWIDVNGLGGYASSTVINCHTRKYHGLLVAALQKPKGRFVLLSKLETSVLANDREFLLSSNKYPGVYHPTGHQFADGFDQGLYPSTTYRIGDALIRKSLLMVHGKNTVLVCFELLEGKVKPALRLRPLLAYRDIHTLTHENMFLRPKSYPEKNGRKIQPYEGMPPLYMGTNRASEFFPGPKWVYSIEYLMERARGFDYQEDLFCPGMFETRLEKGKPVIFAASVEPLGNLERQRKKEIARREAEFEAGKDRSKSLQWLKYFSGQFLIRNPSGFASVIAGYHWFGEWGRDTMISLPGLTFHAGRKEFGEEVLAAYAKLERDGLLPNYLDQNSDHLAYNSVDASLWFFWAVQEYLKARGSKKFVMDNIYPALRNIVAAHLDGCVPLCGLDQDGLLFAGNEHTQLTWMDAQAYGRPVTPRHGAAVEINALWYNALRFFLELAESEDDVLAARALEAADRLEANFIPRFWNDRDNCLCDVVNAHGQDRRIRPNQIFALSLPHSMLDSKHMRAVIAVVQTHLLTPYGLRTLSPRDPDYSPFYKGDADARDSAYHQGMVWPWLAGHFGQALLRQAEDRSGAKAFLRKYFKPILRGFPEDFCISAVPELYTGNPPQEPKGAVAQAWSMAEAVRLNKLLKEK, via the coding sequence ATGCTGCACATTTCCAGAGACGATTGCGTCAATACCGAAACGGCGACCCGGAAGGAATGGATCGATGTCAACGGGCTGGGCGGCTACGCGTCCAGCACCGTCATCAACTGCCATACCCGAAAATACCACGGCCTGCTGGTCGCGGCCCTGCAAAAACCCAAGGGGCGCTTCGTTCTGCTTTCCAAGCTGGAGACCTCGGTCCTGGCCAACGATCGCGAATTCCTGCTTTCGTCCAACAAGTACCCCGGGGTCTACCACCCCACAGGACACCAGTTCGCAGACGGGTTCGACCAGGGGCTCTATCCGTCCACGACCTACCGCATCGGCGATGCGCTCATCCGCAAATCCCTGCTCATGGTCCACGGCAAGAACACCGTGCTGGTCTGCTTCGAACTGCTCGAAGGCAAGGTCAAACCCGCCCTGCGTCTGCGCCCTCTGCTGGCCTACCGGGACATCCATACGCTGACCCATGAGAACATGTTCCTGCGGCCCAAGTCCTACCCGGAAAAGAACGGCCGCAAGATCCAGCCCTACGAGGGCATGCCGCCCCTGTACATGGGCACCAACCGAGCCTCGGAATTCTTCCCGGGCCCCAAGTGGGTCTACAGCATAGAGTACCTCATGGAACGGGCTCGCGGCTTCGACTACCAGGAGGATCTGTTCTGCCCCGGCATGTTCGAGACCCGCCTGGAAAAGGGCAAACCCGTGATCTTCGCCGCATCCGTGGAGCCGCTGGGCAACCTGGAACGCCAGCGCAAGAAGGAGATCGCCCGGCGCGAGGCCGAATTCGAGGCCGGCAAGGACAGAAGCAAGTCCTTGCAATGGCTCAAATATTTCTCCGGACAATTCCTCATCCGCAACCCCTCCGGCTTTGCCTCGGTCATCGCGGGATACCACTGGTTCGGCGAGTGGGGCCGCGACACCATGATCAGTCTGCCCGGGCTGACCTTCCACGCCGGACGCAAGGAGTTCGGCGAGGAGGTTCTGGCCGCCTACGCGAAGCTGGAACGCGACGGCCTGCTGCCCAACTACCTGGACCAGAACTCCGACCACCTGGCCTACAACTCGGTGGACGCCTCCCTCTGGTTCTTCTGGGCCGTACAGGAATACCTTAAGGCACGGGGCAGCAAAAAATTCGTCATGGACAACATCTACCCGGCCCTGCGCAACATCGTGGCCGCGCACCTGGACGGTTGCGTGCCGCTGTGCGGTCTCGACCAGGACGGTCTGCTGTTCGCCGGCAACGAGCACACCCAGCTGACCTGGATGGACGCGCAGGCATACGGCAGACCGGTGACCCCGCGTCACGGAGCGGCAGTGGAGATCAACGCGCTGTGGTACAACGCCCTGCGCTTCTTCCTGGAGTTGGCCGAGAGCGAGGACGACGTCCTGGCGGCGCGGGCGCTGGAAGCAGCCGACCGGCTGGAGGCGAACTTCATCCCCCGATTCTGGAACGACCGGGACAACTGCCTGTGCGACGTGGTCAATGCACACGGTCAGGACCGACGCATCCGGCCCAACCAGATATTCGCCCTGTCCCTGCCGCACTCCATGCTCGATTCCAAACACATGCGGGCGGTCATCGCCGTGGTCCAAACCCATCTGCTGACGCCCTACGGCCTGCGCACCCTGTCGCCACGCGATCCGGACTACTCGCCCTTTTACAAGGGCGACGCCGACGCACGCGACTCCGCCTACCACCAGGGCATGGTCTGGCCCTGGCTGGCCGGACACTTCGGCCAGGCCCTCCTGCGTCAGGCCGAGGACCGCAGCGGAGCCAAGGCGTTTCTGCGCAAGTATTTCAAACCGATCCTCCGGGGCTTCCCTGAAGACTTCTGCATCAGCGCCGTTCCTGAACTGTACACGGGCAACCCGCCCCAGGAACCCAAGGGGGCCGTGGCCCAGGCATGGTCCATGGCCGAAGCCGTCCGCCTGAACAAGCTTCTCAAGGAAAAGTAG
- a CDS encoding transporter substrate-binding domain-containing protein, which translates to MGLFRTFLYPLLLAALGSLAFAPVASAQNVQAVLRSASELDYPPFALANDDGSADGFSVELLKAVVHKAGLRIHFKTGPWVEIKQELMEGKLDVLPLVSYSKERDNYFDFSIPYLQMHGSIFVRKDNKDIRSEADLKNKTVLVMHGDTAQEYAERNRLAGKLILTETYGEAMQMLSEGRYDAVLVQQVVGWQIIKELGLNNIKDVRNIPLDPTLRPESGAMTGFVQKFCLAVPEGNHALLARLNEGLSAVFADGTYDRLYLKWFGPILPRPEPTFMEMARQSVVFVLPVALFMALSGLIFLKVQVNRKTAHLREEVEQRKRAEAQVAKSREWMHSLLDHLPLSVYLQTGKHEIVFANEHFRNSHDKDLGRPCHEVLYENPEPCVPCRAEQVLNSGGSLTWEHSATNGSSLLIHNVPFKDMDGSPVVLAAAMDISKMKRIEEALNKSENLYRTLINNMPDIFMRYDRQLRRLFVSENIEQYSGFPVAHFIGKTNQDLGMPEELSRYMDDHITKVFETGEPIETEINVDWGDRSFRFDWRLFPERDDEGTVQTVASIHRDITRQHLMEAEYQLLFKGMLDGFASHEIICDDDGKPVDYRFLRVNPAFERLTGVKAEDILGRTMLEAFPRIESYWVETYGKVALTGEPIAFEHYAATMGKYFNVSAFCPAPGRFATIFSDVTDRVNTAKALVEAKELAETANQAKSEFLANMSHEIRTPLNGIMGMLQLLSTAELTEEQAEYADYGIEASKRLTRLLTDILDLSRIEAGKLDIREEPFNLKDMLAGVEQMFTVAARSKGLHLSFTLPDDLPERLSGDETRLQQVIINLVGNAIKYTEEGRVDAEVQVLPIRRPDTVHVLFTVTDTGIGIPDDKMGSIFEHFTQVSSGFTRHYQGAGLGLAISKRMVDLLGGTIAVESTAGLGTTFCLCVPLRPIEDDPAMNLARITEPEAQSPSLNILLAEDDRVNSLAVSGLLKRMGHRVRAVDNGEKALDALRDELFDLVLMDVQMPIMDGVQATRAIRQGEVGQDKTAIPIIAMTAYSMKDDRESFLHEGMTDYIAKPLDKADLESVIQRTVM; encoded by the coding sequence ATGGGCCTCTTTCGTACCTTCCTGTACCCCCTTCTCCTGGCGGCGCTGGGCAGCCTTGCGTTCGCCCCTGTGGCCTCAGCCCAAAACGTACAGGCCGTGCTCAGATCGGCCAGCGAACTCGATTACCCTCCCTTTGCCCTCGCAAATGATGACGGCTCTGCCGACGGTTTCTCCGTGGAGCTGCTCAAGGCCGTGGTGCACAAGGCCGGTCTGCGAATCCATTTCAAAACCGGTCCATGGGTCGAGATCAAACAGGAGCTGATGGAAGGCAAACTGGACGTCCTGCCCCTGGTCTCCTATTCCAAGGAACGGGACAACTACTTCGATTTCTCCATTCCCTATCTGCAGATGCACGGATCCATCTTCGTGCGCAAAGACAACAAGGATATCCGAAGCGAAGCGGATCTCAAGAACAAGACCGTTCTGGTCATGCACGGCGATACGGCCCAGGAATACGCCGAACGCAACCGTCTGGCAGGAAAACTCATCCTGACCGAGACATACGGCGAGGCCATGCAGATGCTTTCGGAAGGACGGTACGACGCCGTTCTGGTGCAGCAGGTCGTCGGTTGGCAGATCATCAAGGAACTTGGTCTGAACAACATCAAGGACGTGCGGAACATTCCCCTGGACCCGACCCTGCGGCCCGAGTCCGGGGCCATGACCGGGTTCGTCCAGAAATTCTGCCTGGCCGTGCCTGAAGGCAACCATGCCCTGCTGGCCCGTCTGAACGAAGGGTTGTCGGCCGTGTTCGCCGATGGCACCTACGACCGGCTGTACCTCAAGTGGTTCGGCCCCATCCTGCCCCGCCCGGAACCGACCTTCATGGAGATGGCGCGCCAGTCCGTGGTCTTCGTCCTGCCCGTGGCCCTGTTCATGGCTCTGAGCGGCCTGATCTTCCTCAAGGTCCAGGTCAACCGCAAAACCGCCCACCTGCGAGAGGAGGTGGAGCAGCGCAAACGGGCCGAAGCCCAGGTGGCCAAAAGCCGGGAATGGATGCACTCCCTGCTGGATCATCTGCCCCTGTCCGTCTATCTGCAGACCGGAAAACACGAAATCGTCTTCGCCAACGAGCATTTCCGCAACAGCCACGACAAGGACCTGGGAAGGCCCTGCCACGAGGTCCTGTACGAAAATCCCGAACCGTGCGTCCCTTGCCGGGCGGAGCAGGTTCTCAATTCGGGCGGCTCCCTGACCTGGGAGCACTCGGCGACGAACGGTTCCTCCCTGCTTATCCACAACGTTCCGTTCAAGGATATGGACGGTTCCCCCGTGGTCCTGGCCGCAGCCATGGACATCTCCAAGATGAAGCGTATCGAGGAGGCCCTGAACAAGAGCGAGAACCTGTACCGCACCCTGATCAACAATATGCCGGACATATTCATGCGCTATGACCGGCAGCTGCGCCGTCTGTTCGTTTCGGAGAACATCGAGCAGTATTCGGGCTTCCCGGTTGCGCACTTCATCGGCAAGACCAATCAGGATCTGGGCATGCCCGAAGAACTCAGCCGGTACATGGACGACCACATCACCAAGGTCTTCGAGACCGGCGAACCCATAGAAACGGAAATCAATGTCGACTGGGGCGACCGTTCGTTCCGTTTCGACTGGCGGCTATTCCCGGAACGGGATGACGAAGGCACGGTCCAGACCGTCGCCTCCATCCACCGGGACATCACCCGCCAGCATCTCATGGAGGCGGAATACCAGCTTCTGTTCAAGGGGATGCTCGACGGATTCGCCTCCCACGAGATCATCTGCGACGACGATGGCAAGCCCGTTGACTACCGCTTCCTGCGGGTCAACCCGGCCTTCGAGAGGCTGACGGGCGTCAAGGCCGAGGACATACTGGGCCGGACCATGCTCGAGGCCTTCCCCAGAATCGAATCATACTGGGTCGAGACCTACGGCAAGGTCGCCCTGACCGGTGAGCCCATCGCCTTCGAACATTACGCCGCCACAATGGGCAAGTATTTCAACGTCAGCGCGTTCTGTCCGGCCCCGGGACGGTTCGCGACCATCTTCTCGGACGTCACGGATCGGGTGAACACGGCCAAGGCCCTGGTGGAGGCCAAGGAACTGGCCGAGACGGCCAACCAGGCCAAATCCGAATTTCTGGCCAACATGAGCCACGAGATCCGCACGCCGCTCAACGGCATCATGGGCATGCTCCAGCTCCTGAGCACAGCGGAACTGACCGAGGAGCAGGCCGAATACGCGGACTACGGTATCGAAGCGAGCAAAAGGCTGACCCGCCTGCTCACGGATATCCTCGACCTGTCCCGCATCGAGGCGGGCAAGCTCGACATCCGCGAGGAGCCTTTCAACCTCAAGGACATGCTGGCCGGGGTGGAGCAGATGTTCACCGTCGCCGCCCGCTCCAAGGGACTCCACCTCAGCTTCACCTTGCCCGACGACCTGCCCGAAAGACTCTCCGGCGACGAGACGCGGCTTCAGCAGGTCATCATCAACCTCGTCGGCAACGCCATCAAGTACACCGAGGAGGGGCGGGTCGACGCGGAGGTTCAGGTGTTGCCCATCCGGCGTCCGGACACGGTCCATGTGCTCTTTACGGTCACGGACACCGGCATCGGCATCCCGGATGACAAGATGGGCTCCATCTTCGAACACTTCACCCAGGTCAGCAGCGGCTTCACCCGCCACTACCAGGGAGCCGGACTGGGACTGGCCATTTCCAAGCGCATGGTCGATCTGCTCGGCGGGACCATCGCCGTGGAAAGCACGGCCGGGCTGGGAACGACGTTCTGCCTGTGCGTGCCACTGCGCCCCATCGAGGACGACCCGGCCATGAACCTGGCGCGGATAACCGAGCCCGAGGCGCAGTCGCCCTCGTTGAACATTCTTTTGGCCGAGGACGACAGGGTCAACAGTCTGGCCGTATCCGGCCTGCTCAAACGGATGGGGCACCGGGTCCGGGCCGTGGACAATGGAGAGAAGGCCCTCGACGCCCTGCGCGATGAGCTTTTCGACCTGGTCCTCATGGACGTTCAGATGCCGATAATGGACGGAGTGCAGGCCACACGGGCCATCCGCCAGGGCGAGGTCGGGCAGGACAAGACCGCCATCCCGATCATCGCCATGACCGCCTACTCCATGAAAGACGACCGCGAAAGTTTCCTGCATGAGGGCATGACCGACTACATCGCCAAGCCCCTGGACAAGGCCGACCTGGAGAGCGTCATCCAGCGAACCGTCATGTAA
- a CDS encoding nickel-dependent hydrogenase large subunit gives MSQTTANTTGKRLIVDPVSRIEGHLKVEVELENDRVKNAWVSTQLFRGIEVILKGRPPEDAPLFTQRACGVCTNTHALTSIRAIEDALKLKAPPLAQLIRHLILSTLIIHDHLVHYYHLHGLDWIDMASALNADPVAAAKIVASTSNRDNDPSELFIVRKRLKDFVAGGQLGFLENAYFLGGNPVYRCTPEENLILAAHYIEGLRIQLELGRAMALFAGKNPHAQSMVVGGVTCYDSLRPEVIDHFRRIWAKTKEFVENAMMPDILLMAKRFPEALTYGKTSNFFAFPEFHDPESGKDPYFESGVLWGNDLTKHDKLDMNLIDEHVARSWYEGDAALKPYDGVTQPMYTNYDDKEKYSWSKAPRYKGEAMETGPLARRALAYARKEKETRTMLDAFFKAASMKPEQLFSTMGRTVCRVVETNMLINRMQGWIDETEKRITAGDTDIYKPWKMVDEAKGVGTCCVTRGALSHWIRIKGGLIENFQMVVPSTWNLGPRCENDKLSAAEQSLIGCPCPDLERPVEILRTIHSFDPCIACSVHMVDNRSGSIRKFKIR, from the coding sequence ATGAGCCAGACCACTGCCAATACCACCGGGAAACGGCTGATCGTCGACCCGGTGTCAAGAATCGAAGGCCACCTCAAGGTCGAGGTGGAACTGGAAAACGACCGCGTCAAGAACGCCTGGGTATCCACCCAGCTCTTCCGGGGCATCGAGGTTATCCTCAAGGGCCGTCCGCCCGAGGATGCCCCGCTGTTCACCCAGCGGGCCTGCGGCGTGTGCACCAACACCCACGCCCTGACCTCGATCCGGGCCATCGAGGACGCCCTCAAGCTGAAGGCCCCGCCCCTGGCCCAGCTGATCCGCCATCTGATCCTGTCCACCCTGATCATCCACGACCACCTGGTGCACTACTATCATCTGCACGGGCTGGACTGGATCGACATGGCTTCGGCCCTGAACGCCGATCCGGTCGCGGCGGCCAAGATCGTGGCCAGCACCAGCAACCGGGACAACGACCCCAGCGAGCTGTTTATCGTCCGCAAGCGGCTGAAAGACTTCGTGGCCGGCGGCCAACTCGGGTTCCTGGAGAACGCCTACTTCCTGGGCGGCAATCCGGTCTACCGGTGCACCCCAGAGGAGAACCTGATCCTGGCGGCGCATTACATCGAAGGGTTGCGCATCCAGCTGGAGCTGGGCCGCGCCATGGCCCTGTTCGCGGGCAAGAACCCCCACGCCCAGTCCATGGTCGTGGGCGGCGTGACCTGCTACGACAGCCTGCGCCCGGAAGTCATTGATCACTTCCGCCGCATCTGGGCCAAGACCAAGGAGTTCGTGGAAAACGCCATGATGCCGGACATCCTGCTCATGGCCAAACGGTTCCCCGAGGCCCTGACCTACGGCAAGACTTCGAACTTCTTCGCTTTCCCCGAATTCCACGATCCGGAGAGCGGAAAGGATCCCTACTTCGAATCCGGCGTGCTCTGGGGCAACGACCTGACCAAGCACGACAAATTGGACATGAACCTGATCGACGAGCACGTGGCCCGCAGCTGGTACGAGGGCGACGCCGCCCTCAAGCCTTACGACGGCGTGACCCAGCCCATGTATACGAACTACGACGACAAGGAGAAGTATTCCTGGTCCAAGGCTCCGCGCTACAAGGGCGAGGCCATGGAGACAGGACCTCTTGCCCGGCGCGCCCTGGCATACGCCCGCAAGGAGAAGGAAACCCGAACCATGCTGGACGCCTTCTTCAAGGCCGCCTCCATGAAGCCGGAACAGCTCTTCTCCACCATGGGCCGCACGGTCTGCCGCGTGGTCGAGACCAACATGCTCATCAACCGCATGCAGGGCTGGATCGACGAGACCGAAAAGCGCATCACGGCCGGAGACACGGACATATACAAGCCGTGGAAGATGGTCGACGAGGCCAAGGGTGTGGGAACCTGCTGCGTCACCCGTGGCGCTCTGTCCCACTGGATCCGCATCAAGGGCGGGCTGATCGAGAACTTCCAGATGGTCGTCCCGTCCACCTGGAACCTCGGCCCGCGGTGCGAGAACGACAAACTCAGCGCGGCCGAACAATCTCTCATCGGCTGCCCCTGTCCGGACCTGGAACGTCCGGTTGAGATCCTGCGCACCATCCATTCATTCGATCCGTGCATCGCCTGCTCGGTTCACATGGTGGACAACCGCAGCGGCTCGATACGCAAGTTCAAGATACGCTGA